In Anaerobacillus isosaccharinicus, one genomic interval encodes:
- a CDS encoding YdcF family protein → MKKKLLIFGAVLLCLPISYLAFVHSLMTKAAQQEPPNDIAHVIVLGAKLNGDVMSLSLYYRVREALHYLEDNPKAKVIVSGGQGEGEWITEASAMATYFIENGIEENRIILEELSTTTFENFKFSRGKIGEEIKEVVVVTNDFHLYRAMVIARRQGFEPYPLAAETPRVVREKLWTREYVAILKTWIFDR, encoded by the coding sequence ATGAAAAAAAAGTTACTGATTTTCGGAGCGGTCCTACTGTGCCTCCCCATAAGTTACCTAGCTTTTGTTCATAGCTTGATGACAAAAGCAGCACAACAAGAACCACCAAATGATATAGCCCATGTCATCGTTTTAGGAGCAAAATTAAATGGCGATGTTATGAGTCTTTCGTTATATTACCGAGTTCGTGAAGCGCTTCATTATCTAGAAGATAATCCAAAGGCAAAGGTGATTGTTTCAGGTGGGCAAGGTGAGGGTGAGTGGATCACAGAAGCAAGTGCAATGGCTACTTATTTTATTGAAAATGGCATTGAGGAAAATAGAATTATTCTTGAAGAATTATCGACAACAACGTTTGAGAATTTTAAATTTAGCCGCGGGAAAATTGGGGAAGAGATTAAAGAGGTTGTTGTGGTTACGAATGACTTTCATTTGTATAGAGCGATGGTCATTGCTAGGCGTCAAGGTTTTGAACCCTACCCATTAGCTGCCGAAACACCGCGAGTTGTAAGAGAGAAGTTGTGGACTAGGGAATATGTAGCCATTTTAAAAACTTGGATTTTTGATCGGTAA
- a CDS encoding DedA family protein has product MELDGLLEVLNELGYVGIFLWLWLGMLGIPIPNEAIVTSIGYLSGTQILQADKVFVMGYLGIVASLTTSYLLGRVIGKTLVNYFSKKRGTKSSIRKAVYLIKKYHVYSLVVSYFIPGVRIFVPFLYGMMRLSYVRFAVLSYTTALLWFCLFFFFGMITGKNEDLSILMIIAVIVSISIITMIFNSHKKKKRVEESFHS; this is encoded by the coding sequence GTGGAACTAGATGGACTTTTAGAAGTGCTAAATGAATTAGGGTATGTTGGGATATTTCTTTGGTTATGGCTTGGAATGCTAGGTATTCCAATTCCTAATGAAGCGATTGTAACATCTATAGGGTACTTGTCAGGTACGCAAATTTTACAAGCAGATAAAGTTTTTGTTATGGGCTATTTAGGCATCGTTGCAAGTTTGACGACGAGTTATTTGTTAGGAAGAGTAATCGGTAAAACACTAGTAAACTATTTTTCTAAAAAGAGAGGAACCAAATCATCTATTAGAAAGGCTGTTTACTTAATTAAGAAATATCATGTGTATTCCTTAGTTGTCAGCTATTTTATTCCTGGCGTTCGAATTTTTGTTCCCTTTTTATACGGAATGATGCGCCTTTCATATGTGCGCTTTGCCGTACTATCCTATACAACAGCGCTGCTTTGGTTTTGTTTATTTTTCTTTTTTGGCATGATTACTGGAAAAAATGAGGATCTTTCAATCTTAATGATTATTGCAGTGATTGTATCTATAAGTATTATTACGATGATTTTTAATTCACATAAAAAAAAGAAGCGTGTTGAAGAGTCTTTTCATAGCTAA
- a CDS encoding ATP-binding cassette domain-containing protein has protein sequence MNVIQCENLNKKYSSSHALKNLSFTIEENKITGLIGRNGAGKTTLLKLIAGFSQPSSGKVVVFSEVPFNNLKVSQNMIFIDDNMTLPQSISLLDILYTANDFYENWDMELARRLFDYFSFNPNDLQKNLSKGMKSTFHAIIGLAARCPLTIFDEPTTGMDASVRKDFYRALLKDYLEHPRTILLSSHHLNEIDDLIEDVLLIKNGEKYLQISVEELKQFAIGLSGKKIVVDEWTKGKEIIYKKMVGTDSAYVVVHNDYMKEDLEKARLNGIDISSVAAEDVCVYLTNKTKGGIDDVFDKR, from the coding sequence ATGAATGTCATTCAATGTGAAAACTTAAATAAAAAGTACAGTAGCAGTCATGCCTTAAAAAACTTGTCATTTACAATTGAGGAAAATAAAATTACTGGATTGATTGGACGAAATGGCGCCGGAAAAACAACCTTATTAAAACTAATTGCTGGCTTTTCACAACCGTCTTCGGGTAAAGTGGTGGTTTTTTCTGAAGTCCCTTTTAATAACTTGAAAGTTTCCCAAAATATGATTTTTATAGATGATAACATGACGTTACCCCAGTCAATAAGTTTGTTAGATATCTTGTATACTGCCAATGATTTTTACGAAAATTGGGATATGGAGTTAGCAAGACGTCTATTTGACTATTTTTCATTTAATCCAAACGATCTTCAGAAAAATTTATCAAAAGGAATGAAAAGTACGTTTCATGCCATTATTGGTTTAGCAGCTAGGTGTCCGTTAACAATCTTTGATGAACCGACGACAGGGATGGACGCGTCTGTTCGAAAAGATTTTTATCGTGCCCTATTAAAAGACTATCTAGAACATCCACGAACGATTCTATTATCTAGCCACCATTTAAATGAAATCGACGACTTAATTGAAGATGTGTTACTCATTAAGAATGGAGAGAAATACCTTCAAATTTCAGTAGAAGAATTAAAACAATTTGCGATTGGCTTAAGTGGAAAAAAGATTGTTGTTGACGAATGGACAAAAGGAAAGGAAATTATTTATAAAAAAATGGTGGGAACTGACAGTGCTTATGTAGTCGTCCACAATGATTATATGAAAGAAGATCTTGAGAAAGCTCGCTTAAATGGGATTGATATTAGTAGCGTTGCTGCCGAAGATGTATGTGTTTATTTAACAAATAAGACGAAAGGCGGAATTGATGATGTCTTTGACAAGCGTTAA
- a CDS encoding alanine racemase, which translates to MTNNSILKLDTPALLLDLNLLEKNLDEISSIAKENNISWRPHIKTHKSLQIAKMQLERGACGITVAKLEEAEVMVAAGIVDILIAYPLSSEQKLERLRTLTNQAKITIAIDSLEQAKIVDEAFNGASPITVWIKVNSGLNRCGVEVNEVLDLATEITKLPNIHLTGIFTHAGHSYAATSLEQIKSIAKCEAQTVLDSAILCEQAGIPIKHRSIGSTPTFKYGATIDGITEIRPGNAAFYDMCQVGLGVATASNCALTVLASVASVKKDRIIFDTGSKALALDQGAHGNKSVVGFGSVIGHPEVTIERLSEEHGVATLSATSTLALTDKVQIIPNHACVVANLFDEYNVHRNSVIVDSWPVDARGKMR; encoded by the coding sequence TTGACCAATAATTCCATACTTAAGCTCGATACTCCTGCTTTACTCCTTGACCTCAATCTGCTCGAAAAAAACTTAGATGAAATTAGTTCCATTGCCAAAGAAAACAATATTAGCTGGAGACCTCATATAAAAACTCATAAAAGTCTTCAAATCGCAAAAATGCAGCTTGAAAGAGGGGCATGTGGAATAACAGTTGCAAAACTTGAAGAAGCAGAGGTCATGGTCGCTGCTGGAATAGTTGATATTTTAATCGCTTATCCCCTATCAAGTGAACAAAAATTAGAGCGACTTCGAACGTTAACTAATCAGGCAAAAATCACGATAGCTATTGATTCACTAGAGCAAGCCAAAATCGTTGATGAAGCATTTAACGGTGCCAGTCCCATAACAGTGTGGATCAAAGTAAATTCAGGCTTAAACCGTTGCGGTGTTGAAGTAAATGAAGTGTTAGACCTTGCAACGGAGATTACCAAACTACCTAACATCCATTTAACAGGTATCTTCACTCATGCTGGCCACTCTTACGCAGCAACTTCTCTCGAACAAATTAAATCGATCGCCAAATGTGAAGCACAAACAGTATTAGACAGCGCAATCCTTTGTGAGCAAGCAGGGATTCCAATCAAACATCGAAGTATTGGATCTACACCAACATTTAAATACGGTGCTACCATTGACGGAATAACTGAAATTCGACCTGGAAACGCAGCTTTTTACGATATGTGCCAAGTAGGACTCGGCGTCGCAACAGCTTCTAACTGTGCTTTAACAGTCCTTGCTTCCGTTGCCAGTGTAAAAAAAGATCGCATCATTTTCGACACTGGTAGTAAAGCACTCGCCTTAGACCAAGGTGCCCATGGGAACAAAAGCGTTGTTGGTTTCGGTAGCGTCATTGGCCACCCTGAAGTTACAATAGAAAGACTTTCTGAAGAACATGGCGTTGCCACACTAAGTGCGACTTCTACATTAGCCCTAACTGATAAAGTGCAAATTATCCCAAACCATGCTTGTGTTGTTGCTAA
- a CDS encoding CaiB/BaiF CoA transferase family protein has protein sequence MLSGIRIIDFSQYLPGPYATMRLADKGAEVIVVEPLEGESSRHLELKSEGTSLLYLANNRNKKSIAINLKEPKGQQLALDLIKEADVVVESFRPSVMKRLGLDYETVKKIKNDIIYCSISGFGQMGQMSHLGSHDLNYLAISGVLAQLKDERGRPMVPSVQLADHLGSFNCTEEILTAMIKRSKTNEGSYIDLSLVDALVSIMGTNYMHYSEAKQYRGVPELIGEKSCYNIYETQDGRYVAFAALEEKFWTNFCKAVGKEEWIPLHKETCPFFHKEITEFFKKRTLEQWTQFSFKVDCCLTPILEINEIIDFPFLKERNLFLDEKNKGSSIASFFSQNLSGVSRPPQVGEDTEEILSSILNYSPIKIKSLINTKIVRSGVKN, from the coding sequence GTGTTATCCGGAATTCGCATCATTGATTTTAGTCAGTATTTACCTGGCCCATATGCAACAATGAGACTAGCAGACAAAGGCGCAGAGGTTATTGTCGTTGAACCTCTAGAAGGTGAGTCGAGTAGACATTTAGAATTGAAAAGTGAAGGAACGAGTTTACTATATTTAGCTAACAATCGAAATAAAAAAAGTATTGCAATCAATTTGAAGGAGCCAAAAGGACAGCAGTTGGCTCTAGATTTAATAAAAGAAGCTGATGTTGTTGTAGAAAGTTTTCGACCTAGTGTTATGAAAAGGCTAGGATTAGATTATGAGACTGTAAAGAAAATAAAAAATGATATTATTTATTGCTCAATATCAGGTTTCGGACAAATGGGACAGATGAGTCATTTAGGTAGCCATGATTTAAATTATTTGGCAATAAGTGGGGTCCTTGCCCAACTAAAGGATGAGAGGGGAAGACCAATGGTCCCCTCTGTTCAGCTTGCTGACCATCTTGGGTCATTTAACTGCACAGAAGAAATTTTAACCGCAATGATTAAGCGTTCGAAAACAAACGAAGGTAGTTACATAGATTTGTCGCTTGTAGATGCCCTTGTTTCAATCATGGGGACAAATTACATGCACTATAGTGAAGCTAAGCAATATCGAGGTGTTCCTGAGCTTATTGGTGAAAAAAGTTGTTATAACATTTATGAAACACAAGATGGAAGGTACGTTGCTTTTGCTGCATTAGAAGAAAAATTTTGGACTAATTTTTGCAAAGCGGTAGGAAAAGAAGAATGGATCCCGCTTCACAAAGAAACTTGTCCATTTTTTCATAAAGAAATAACTGAATTTTTCAAAAAAAGAACACTAGAGCAGTGGACGCAATTTTCATTTAAGGTTGATTGTTGTCTCACACCTATATTAGAAATTAACGAAATAATAGATTTTCCTTTTTTAAAAGAAAGAAATTTATTCTTAGACGAAAAAAATAAAGGAAGTTCCATTGCAAGCTTTTTCTCACAAAATTTAAGTGGTGTAAGTCGACCGCCACAGGTAGGTGAAGATACAGAAGAGATATTAAGCTCAATTTTAAACTATTCGCCTATAAAAATAAAAAGCTTAATAAATACCAAAATTGTTAGGAGTGGAGTAAAAAATTGA
- a CDS encoding thiolase family protein, producing MREAVMIEAVRTPIGRRNGALSQYRPDEMLALVLNEVVTRAGINKSEVEDVIAGCVTQAGEQSADIARISSLIAGFPKEVPGVTIDRQCGSSEQAIHFAAQAVLSGDMDCVIACGVESMSRVPMFSQFQGRHESEKLLSKYEIIHQGLSAERIAEKWSLSRHELDEFAFLSHQKALHAQKKGYFKREIMPVEIEKEGEIIIFSDDEGPRVDTTVERLGTLKTPFLEGGYISAGNASQISDGAAAVLIMSKEKAVQLGLKPRFKIVARAVVGSDPTLMLTGPISATKKALAKANLTLEDIDLFEVNEAFASVPLAWAKELNVDLNKLNVNGGAIALGHPLGATGTRVMTTMLHELERSGKRYGLQAICEGYGMANATIVERI from the coding sequence TTGAGAGAAGCAGTAATGATCGAAGCAGTTCGAACGCCTATAGGAAGAAGAAATGGTGCACTTAGTCAATATCGCCCAGATGAAATGTTAGCACTTGTTTTAAATGAGGTAGTTACAAGAGCAGGAATTAATAAATCAGAGGTAGAGGATGTTATTGCAGGGTGTGTTACCCAAGCTGGTGAGCAGTCAGCTGATATTGCTAGAATTTCTTCATTAATTGCAGGTTTTCCAAAAGAAGTTCCCGGAGTAACGATTGATAGGCAGTGTGGTTCAAGTGAGCAAGCGATTCACTTTGCTGCCCAAGCGGTACTAAGTGGTGACATGGACTGTGTGATTGCATGCGGAGTTGAGAGCATGTCGAGGGTTCCAATGTTTTCTCAATTTCAAGGGCGCCACGAAAGTGAGAAACTTTTATCAAAATATGAAATTATCCACCAAGGATTATCAGCAGAACGTATAGCAGAAAAGTGGAGTTTGAGTCGTCACGAATTAGATGAGTTTGCTTTTTTAAGTCACCAAAAAGCATTACATGCTCAAAAAAAAGGTTATTTCAAAAGAGAAATTATGCCTGTCGAAATTGAAAAAGAAGGTGAAATTATTATTTTCTCTGATGATGAAGGACCTAGAGTTGATACAACAGTGGAACGGTTAGGTACATTAAAAACACCATTTTTAGAGGGTGGTTACATTTCAGCAGGTAATGCTAGTCAAATTAGTGACGGGGCCGCAGCTGTATTAATTATGTCGAAAGAAAAAGCAGTGCAACTCGGTTTAAAACCGAGATTTAAAATTGTAGCTAGAGCTGTTGTTGGTTCTGATCCAACGTTAATGCTTACAGGCCCTATTAGCGCAACAAAAAAAGCTTTAGCGAAGGCAAATCTAACTTTAGAAGATATTGATTTGTTTGAAGTAAATGAGGCATTTGCTTCAGTTCCATTAGCTTGGGCAAAAGAGCTTAATGTAGACTTGAACAAACTAAACGTAAATGGTGGCGCAATCGCCTTAGGTCACCCCCTTGGTGCTACTGGTACCAGAGTCATGACAACGATGCTCCATGAATTAGAACGGAGCGGGAAAAGGTATGGACTACAAGCTATTTGTGAAGGATACGGGATGGCTAACGCTACGATTGTTGAG
- a CDS encoding GntR family transcriptional regulator translates to MILNTDGTKPIYVQISDWLETEILSGNIGADEKVYSQYQLAEMFNINPATAAKGLNMLADENIVYKKRGLGMFVSPDALDMILIKRKSLTLKRLVLEIVTEARQLGVSETELVEMIKEVNNVREE, encoded by the coding sequence GTGATTTTAAATACTGATGGAACGAAGCCAATTTATGTTCAAATTTCTGATTGGCTAGAAACCGAAATATTGTCTGGAAATATTGGAGCAGATGAGAAGGTATATTCTCAATATCAACTTGCCGAGATGTTTAATATAAACCCCGCAACAGCAGCAAAAGGCTTAAATATGTTAGCAGATGAGAATATTGTGTATAAAAAACGAGGGTTAGGGATGTTTGTGTCTCCTGATGCACTTGATATGATTTTGATAAAACGGAAAAGTCTAACGTTAAAACGATTAGTTTTAGAGATCGTAACAGAGGCAAGGCAACTTGGTGTATCCGAAACAGAATTGGTTGAGATGATTAAAGAAGTGAATAACGTTAGGGAGGAATAG